From one Triticum aestivum cultivar Chinese Spring chromosome 4B, IWGSC CS RefSeq v2.1, whole genome shotgun sequence genomic stretch:
- the LOC123093179 gene encoding uncharacterized protein, with amino-acid sequence MNFLYRAAQPELPRIPEQQGVLKTLEGLIADDPLRISAAAEDDEAASNGAGEIGGDTAASSPSASSDSKSTAPAGKHSDVSQDEGWITIPNKELPGDWSEVSDMLQLRPLDRPFLFPGEQVHILACLSASQQDTTCISPFRIAAVMSKSGNSPRHPTNKSSSVSENGDANGTAGENSSHGVEDNMESVELNDKASSPSKQDILETESLLRMEDRKQQIETVLQKFKRSNFFVRIAESDEPLWSKKRVAATKTADEQLYSDSQGNNTVSRSTAYNTISDKGVFDGSTSGGVARDTVRCYALQNGDIVVVLQVNVGVSNMVDPVLEVLQFEKCTSSNYMRENLVNGLPNGYEDPCQELLSWLLPLDRTLPPPRSLSPPTLNPSISHKQSFSAPGSQIFSLSHFRSYSMPSSSFALAQLPNLRSPPISENQEFVPEKPAKTPDVINDGQLSFRGVPLEPERYSVRCGLEGVYLPGKRWSRKVEIIQPIEVHSFSAKCTAENLLCVLIKNIAPRHVQDIVVFIDAITVVFEEASRGGSPLSLPIASIEVGHGHSLPNLSLRRGEEHSFILKPAIMSSRDRRINSDVPLTLSLPKLSGAGTNTSTPRVSEPSAGLTDQYAVLISYRCNYTESKLFFKQATSWQPCAASDLMISVSSELSLRNPSPSARVPQLPVQVLTLEATNMTSENLTLTVLAPEASGSSSVVSLNSAPTTPDGSYDNLNEPMRRSGLGKHGTGFRRLNSVVVGSPKESDNGGNRMSTSAGCTHLWLQSAVPLGCVPARSSTTVKLELLPLTDGIITLDTLQITIKEKGLTYIPEHSLEIHASSAISAGRS; translated from the exons ATGAATTTCCTCTACCGAGCCGCGCAGCCCGAGCTGCCGCGGATCCCCGAGCAGCAGGGGGTCCTCAAGACCCTGGAGGGCCTCATCGCCGACGATCCGCTCCGCATCTCCGCCGCGGCGGAAGACGACGAAGCTGCCAGCAACGGAGCCGGGGAGATCGGCGGCGACACCGCCGCTTCCTCTCCTTCCGCTTCTTCAGATTCGAAAAGTACAGCTCCGGCCGGGAAGCACAGCGATGTTTCCCAGGACGAAGGGTGGATCACGATTCCCAACA AGGAGCTTCCTGGGGATTGGAGTGAGGTTTCGGACATGCTGCAGCTGCGGCCGTTGGACCGCCCCTTCCTCTTTCCTG GCGAGCAGGTTCATATACTGGCGTGCCTATCAGCCTCTCAGCAAGATACGACCTGCATATCTCCGTTTAGAATTGCTGCCGTGATGTCTAAGAGCGGAAATTCGCCGCGGCACCCCACAAATAAATCTAGCTCTGTCAGTGAGAATGGGGATGCAAATGGAACAGCCGGAGAAAATAGTTCTCACGGTGTTGAGGATAACATGGAGAGTGTTGAACTCAACGACAAAGCATCTTCCCCTTCAAAACAAGATATTCTGGAGACTGAATCCCTCCTTCGGATGGAAGATCGCAAACAGCAAATAGAAACCGTGCTGCAAAAATTCAAAAGATCTAACTTCTTTGTTCGAATTGCGGAGTCAGATGAACCTCTCTGGTCCAAGAAAAGAGTAGCTGCAACTAAGACGGCAGATGAACAATTATATTCGGATAGCCAGGGAAATAACACAGTTTCAAGGAGTACTGCTTACAATACCATTTCTGATAAAGGAGTTTTTGATGGTAGCACATCCGGAGGAGTCGCTCGGGATACTGTAAGGTGCTATGCTCTGCAGAATGGAGACATCGTG GTTGTTTTGCAAGTGAATGTTGGTGTTAGCAATATGGTAGATCCAGTGCTTGAAGTTCTTCAATTTGAGAAGTGTACATCGAGCAATTATATGCGTGAGAATCTTGTAAACGGGCTTCCTAATGGTTATGAGGATCCTTGTCAGGAGCTGCTTAGTTGGTTGCTCCCTTTAGATCGCACACTACCTCCTCCTCGTTCTTTATCACCTCCTACTCTCAATCCCAGTATATCACACAAGCAATCTTTTTCTGCTCCTGGGTCTCAAATATTTTCGTTAAGTCATTTCCGAAGCTATTCAATGCCTTCATCCTCCTTTGCCCTTGCCCAGCTTCCCAACTTAAGATCACCCCCAATATCTGAAAATCAAGAATTTGTGCCTGAAAAGCCTGCAAAAACACCTGATGTTATAAATGATGGGCAGCTTTCCTTTAGAGGAGTTCCTTTGGAGCCTGAACGGTATTCTGTACGCTGTGGTCTAGAAGGTGTATATCTACCAGGGAAAAGATGGTCAAGAAAAGTTGAAATAATTCAACCAATCGAAGTTCATTCTTTTTCTGCCAAATGTACTGCAGAAAATCTTCTTTGTGTCTTAATAAAG AACATTGCTCCACGGCATGTGCAAGACATAGTTGTATTCATAGATGCAATTACTGTTGTCTTTGAGGAGGCATCCAGAGGAGGCTCTCCTTTATCTCTACCAATTGCCAGTATTGAGGTCGGACATGGTCACAGTTTACCAAATCTGTCACTCAG GCGGGGTGAAGAGCACTCGTTTATTTTGAAGCCAGCAATTATGTCCTCCAGGGATCGGAGGATCAACAGCGATGTACCTCTGACTTTGTCACTCCCAAAGTTGAGTGGAGCTGGCACAAATACTTCCACGCCTAGGGTTAGCGAGCCCAGCGCTGGTCTTACTGATCAGTATGCTGTACTTATATCATATCGCTGCAATTATACAG AATCAAAACTTTTCTTCAAGCAAGCCACAAGCTGGCAACCCTGTGCAGCTAGTGATCTTATGATCTCTGTGTCTTCTGAACTGTCATTACGAAATCCTAGCCCGAGTGCTCGAGTTCCTCAACTCCCCGTGCAG GTCTTAACCCTTGAAGCTACTAATATGACTTCAGAAAACCTCACATTAACTGTTCTTGCTCCAGAAGCATCTGGTTCTTCTTCAGTTGTATCATTGAACTCAGCTCCAACCACACCTGATGGTTCTTATGATAATCTTAATGAGCCTATGAGAAGGTCTGGCTTGGGAAAACATGGAACTGGTTTTCGGAGACTGAATTCTGTTGTTGTCGGATCTCCAAAAGAAAGTGACAATGGAGGAAATAGAATGAGCACTTCAGCAGGCTGTACTCATTTGTGGTTGCAGAGTGCAGTTCCCCTAGG GTGTGTTCCTGCACGGTCAAGCACCACTGTCAAGCTCGAGCTACTCCCGTTAACAGATGGGATCATTACACTAGATACATTGCAAATAACCATAAAGGAGAAAG GTCTTACGTACATACCGGAGCACTCCTTGGAGATACACGCATCGTCTGCCATCTCAGCTGGAAGGTCATAG
- the LOC123095155 gene encoding uncharacterized protein At5g01610-like has translation MATYPLLLLALLAAVAVAAASSSAEDTPTAYEMLERYDFPRGILPEGVEGYELGPDGGFEVYFPRECEFLLAKQWLVRYDAHIAGAVTAGRLAALEGIHVKVLFLWLPVAEVDRAGDRLSFYVGPVSTSFPLSSFVDSPHCRGYDAVAAAVS, from the coding sequence ATGGCCAcctaccccctcctcctcctcgccctcttgGCCGCCGTCGCCGTAGCCGCGGCGTCGTCGTCGGCGGAGGACACGCCAACGGCGTACGAGATGCTGGAGCGGTACGACTTCCCGCggggcatcctgccggagggggtggaggggtacgAGCTCGGCCCGGACGGCGGCTTCGAGGTGTACTTCCCGCGGGAGTGCGAGTTCCTGCTGGCGAAGCAGTGGCTGGTCAGGTACGACGCCCACATCGCCGGCGCCGTCACCGCGGGCAGGCTCGCGGCGCTGGAGGGCATCCACGTCAAGGTACTCTTCCTGTGGCTCCCCGTCGCCGAGGTGGACCGCGCCGGCGACCGCCTCAGCTTCTACGTCGGCCCCGTCTCCACGTCCTTCCCGCTGAGCTCCTTCGTCGACAGCCCGCACTGTCGCGGCTACGACGCCGTCGCCGCGGCCGTCTCGTGA